One window of Saprospiraceae bacterium genomic DNA carries:
- a CDS encoding gliding motility-associated C-terminal domain-containing protein: MKRFLPILIFLSILNGSNLLAQCNISVDAGPDLKVCRPGDMVMINGKVTGSIQEIFWEPPTGLSNPKSPVTKATVSGPQEYILTARGLSTQNLIINGNFEAGRTGFTTDYMVGTTSCYGFGYLDCEGTYDVINNPQLGHTGFAPCMDHTSGSGMMMVINGSAAFQNVWCEDIVVMPDMDYVFTAWITSVVSASPPVLQFSINGSPIGPNFSSSGTVCQWEKYEVTWNSGSNTNAEICILNENTATGGNDFAIDDLGFRKICEVKDTMKIEVEEIIISIEDPEIVTCDKPSIRLNAKASSTGIGWTYQWTSADGKIISGGNTLEPVIKGPGTYFLTVCSPIPNCCKTESILVSGNITPPDLQIITKDTLGCNRLSVTVNTRSTVFPLDYKWGGPNGFNSLDPFIVVTEAGKYTITITDDYNCKTIDSVTIFERSDNPKIQIQSNSINCKTDTAYLIASSTVPGSLFEWIGPSKDTSTKSQWNVVDSGWYYLKVTSPTGCIKFDSVRILKDKQAQILKYSFDTLSCLKDSIDILVTGNRNVKSASWQNLGNYRWLDSLSIRTATAGRHSLQVESDNGCVSILNLDIPIDTLAPNIQLLPDTLNCSQTTIALFPKKSTSKLILNWGGPNNFKSQADTVWVDVPGNYFLNAIAENGCQDSANVFISIDTLRPLLTGMNDTLTCIKTQLNFLISDNGTSQYSWLGPSGFNSTLKNPLINLAGDYQVTARKSNGCQSSLLLHIYEDITKPILQLSDDTLTCSKDSIKLKASSSDPTAIFQWIGPNGFSSNQLNPYIKEPGSYILKSQSKNGCSDSAILTILQDIRKPDLQTTTDTLNCLKRIGNLTASSTRDSLNYSWTDEVGSFISSSKNISVTKGGIYSIKVSTPENCFTILQVFVPQDTISPQLIVFSDTLNCLKTQTSLRFSSKDPIQSFAWSGPGGFTSSLQNPIISSGGNYTLKLTGTNYCTTLDSLNILIDTIKPRLQLQFDSINCMKREVDLVAMVMPIQLVGSWTLSNMQTVNSNSIKTKEGGTYSFSVTAPNYCTNSQTIFIAVDTISPDLQVQDDTLNCIKQLAQIQAMSQTNGLLYDWSGPGNFKSNSRQINTSIPGNYTINVTGKNFCTQTSNVFVSIDTIHPELKTQSDTIDCIHTEANLIASTNINPGIFSWKDSQGNLLTNQLVYKTKKPGAYLSEIVNPLNGCRTQKTQTVLADSLIITDVLIQPTNPTCGNKIGSAQIAKVIGGHSDLRYSIDFKKTYSGNPNLNQLVAGHYTLFVIDNQQCEFQKDFDIIELPYIETNLQPEITISLGDSIKLDLNILSDRGLIDSISWSPTDDLSCSNCEDPFANPWVSRFYTVTVIDTNGCESTQRIRILVEIPKVWVPNVFSPNGDNINDWLTIFGSKAEVTKINIFQIFDRWGNRVFESKEFLPNDLIHGWNGNYKGEKCNPGVYVYWGEVELINGLKWVVKGDVTLIR, from the coding sequence ATGAAGAGATTCCTACCAATTCTGATATTCCTCTCCATTCTAAATGGGTCAAACCTATTGGCACAGTGTAACATCAGTGTGGATGCCGGACCTGATTTGAAGGTTTGTAGGCCCGGCGACATGGTTATGATTAATGGAAAAGTAACTGGCAGTATTCAAGAAATTTTTTGGGAACCGCCCACAGGACTTAGCAATCCGAAATCCCCTGTTACAAAAGCGACCGTCTCCGGTCCACAAGAATATATTTTAACAGCCCGAGGCTTAAGTACTCAAAATCTAATTATAAATGGAAACTTTGAAGCAGGAAGAACTGGGTTTACAACAGATTATATGGTTGGAACCACATCCTGTTATGGATTTGGATATTTAGATTGTGAGGGTACCTATGACGTTATAAATAATCCACAATTGGGACATACTGGATTTGCTCCTTGCATGGACCATACTTCCGGCAGTGGGATGATGATGGTAATAAATGGGTCAGCCGCTTTTCAAAATGTTTGGTGTGAAGACATTGTCGTAATGCCAGATATGGATTATGTCTTTACAGCATGGATCACCTCGGTGGTGTCTGCTTCTCCCCCTGTATTGCAGTTTTCAATAAATGGGAGCCCAATTGGTCCAAATTTTTCATCTAGTGGAACGGTTTGCCAATGGGAAAAATATGAAGTAACCTGGAATTCTGGATCCAATACCAATGCAGAAATATGCATATTAAATGAAAATACAGCAACGGGTGGAAATGACTTTGCTATAGATGATCTTGGTTTTAGAAAAATTTGTGAAGTCAAAGACACCATGAAAATTGAAGTGGAGGAAATTATTATTTCAATCGAAGATCCAGAAATTGTTACTTGCGATAAACCCAGTATTCGTTTAAATGCAAAAGCCTCCTCTACTGGAATTGGATGGACCTATCAATGGACCAGTGCGGATGGAAAAATTATTTCAGGTGGGAATACACTTGAACCTGTAATTAAAGGACCCGGAACTTATTTTCTTACTGTATGCTCTCCAATTCCAAATTGTTGTAAAACAGAATCTATCCTTGTAAGTGGAAATATAACTCCTCCAGATCTTCAAATTATAACTAAAGATACATTGGGATGTAATCGACTGAGTGTAACCGTAAATACCAGAAGTACCGTGTTTCCATTAGATTATAAATGGGGTGGTCCCAATGGATTTAATTCATTAGACCCATTTATTGTTGTGACAGAAGCTGGGAAATATACCATAACGATTACGGATGACTACAATTGTAAAACAATTGACTCGGTTACTATTTTCGAGCGAAGCGACAATCCTAAAATTCAAATTCAATCAAATTCAATAAATTGCAAAACAGATACTGCTTACTTAATTGCAAGTTCAACAGTGCCAGGCTCTTTATTTGAATGGATAGGACCTTCTAAGGATACTTCAACAAAATCTCAATGGAATGTCGTTGATAGTGGTTGGTATTATTTAAAAGTAACTTCTCCAACTGGTTGTATTAAATTTGATTCGGTACGGATATTAAAGGACAAACAAGCACAGATTCTCAAATACAGTTTTGATACACTCAGTTGCTTGAAAGACTCTATTGATATTTTAGTTACCGGCAATCGAAATGTAAAATCAGCGTCTTGGCAAAATTTAGGAAATTATAGGTGGCTTGATTCGTTATCGATACGGACCGCCACTGCAGGTAGGCATTCACTTCAAGTGGAATCTGACAACGGTTGTGTTTCAATATTAAATTTAGACATACCAATAGACACCCTAGCTCCTAACATTCAACTGCTTCCAGATACATTAAATTGCAGTCAAACAACAATAGCTTTATTTCCTAAAAAAAGTACTTCTAAATTAATATTAAATTGGGGCGGTCCAAACAATTTTAAGTCACAAGCAGATACCGTTTGGGTGGATGTACCTGGTAACTATTTTTTAAATGCCATCGCTGAAAATGGATGTCAGGATTCTGCAAATGTGTTCATTTCTATTGATACTTTAAGACCATTGCTTACTGGCATGAATGATACATTGACTTGTATTAAAACTCAACTTAACTTTCTCATTTCTGACAATGGAACTTCTCAATATAGTTGGCTTGGACCATCAGGATTTAATAGTACATTAAAAAACCCATTGATCAATTTGGCAGGTGATTATCAAGTAACCGCAAGAAAATCCAATGGGTGCCAATCAAGTTTATTACTTCATATTTATGAAGATATCACAAAACCGATTTTACAATTAAGTGATGATACCCTTACTTGCAGTAAGGATAGCATCAAATTAAAAGCAAGTAGTTCTGATCCGACTGCAATTTTTCAATGGATTGGTCCGAATGGATTTTCATCTAACCAATTAAATCCCTATATAAAAGAGCCGGGAAGTTATATTTTAAAATCCCAAAGTAAAAATGGTTGTAGCGACAGTGCGATCTTGACAATTTTACAAGACATTCGCAAACCAGATCTCCAGACAACTACAGATACACTCAATTGCTTAAAGCGAATTGGAAATTTAACTGCTAGCTCAACAAGGGATAGCCTGAACTATAGTTGGACCGATGAAGTTGGTAGTTTTATTTCATCTTCAAAAAATATCTCAGTAACAAAGGGAGGTATTTATTCAATTAAGGTATCTACACCAGAAAATTGTTTCACTATTTTACAAGTCTTTGTGCCCCAGGATACCATTTCTCCTCAATTAATTGTTTTCTCAGATACATTAAATTGCTTAAAAACACAAACCAGCCTTCGATTTAGTTCAAAGGATCCTATACAATCGTTTGCTTGGAGTGGACCGGGTGGATTTACTTCTTCTTTGCAAAATCCCATTATTAGCTCCGGTGGAAATTATACTCTAAAACTTACAGGTACAAATTATTGCACAACACTTGATAGTCTGAATATTTTAATAGATACTATTAAACCCAGACTTCAATTACAATTTGATTCAATAAATTGTATGAAACGAGAAGTTGACTTGGTTGCTATGGTCATGCCAATTCAATTGGTTGGATCCTGGACACTGAGCAACATGCAAACGGTGAACTCAAATTCTATTAAAACAAAAGAAGGAGGTACTTATAGTTTTAGCGTAACTGCACCCAATTATTGTACAAATTCCCAAACCATTTTTATAGCTGTTGATACGATTTCACCAGATCTTCAAGTACAAGATGATACCCTGAATTGTATTAAACAACTTGCACAAATCCAGGCAATGTCTCAAACAAATGGATTGTTGTATGATTGGTCGGGTCCTGGAAATTTTAAATCAAATTCCCGTCAAATAAACACTTCAATTCCTGGAAATTACACAATCAATGTAACAGGAAAAAACTTTTGCACTCAAACTTCAAATGTATTTGTTTCCATAGATACCATCCATCCTGAATTAAAAACACAATCAGATACTATAGATTGTATTCATACAGAAGCTAACTTGATTGCATCTACAAATATAAATCCGGGTATTTTCAGCTGGAAAGATTCTCAAGGCAATTTGTTAACGAATCAGTTAGTCTATAAAACCAAAAAACCTGGTGCTTACCTTTCAGAAATTGTAAATCCTTTAAATGGATGTCGCACTCAAAAAACACAAACCGTTCTTGCTGATAGTTTGATTATCACTGATGTGCTCATCCAACCTACTAACCCCACCTGTGGAAATAAAATTGGCTCAGCACAAATTGCCAAAGTAATTGGCGGACATTCAGATCTCAGATATTCAATTGATTTCAAAAAAACCTATTCTGGTAATCCCAATCTGAATCAATTGGTCGCAGGGCATTATACATTATTCGTAATTGATAATCAACAATGTGAATTTCAGAAAGATTTTGATATTATTGAGTTGCCTTACATTGAAACGAATCTCCAACCTGAAATTACCATTAGTTTAGGTGATTCAATTAAACTGGATTTAAACATCCTGTCAGACAGGGGATTAATTGATTCAATAAGTTGGAGCCCAACGGATGATTTGAGCTGCTCAAATTGCGAAGATCCATTTGCCAATCCATGGGTAAGTCGTTTTTATACTGTTACAGTCATAGATACCAATGGTTGTGAGTCTACTCAACGAATCCGCATTTTAGTTGAAATACCAAAAGTTTGGGTGCCCAATGTATTTAGCCCAAATGGAGATAATATCAATGATTGGTTGACCATATTTGGATCTAAAGCAGAAGTGACTAAAATTAATATTTTCCAGATTTTCGATCGTTGGGGCAATCGGGTTTTTGAATCAAAAGAATTCCTACCAAATGATTTAATTCATGGTTGGAATGGAAATTACAAAGGTGAAAAATGCAATCCCGGTGTATATGTTTATTGGGGAGAAGTAGAATTAATAAACGGACTAAAATGGGTCGTAAAAGGAGATGTAACATTAATTAGATGA
- the queE gene encoding 7-carboxy-7-deazaguanine synthase, giving the protein MYAVKEIFYSLQGEGAQTGRPTIFLRFSGCNLWNGREADRLSSICKFCDTDFVGTDGSFGGKYATAEALSNEILNLWPKHSSPKCKRYFVCTGGEPLLQLDKSLIEAFHLNGFEIGIETNGTIELPESIDWVCMSPKPASQIKVKQGDELKFVYPQEDLNPKDFEWMDFKHFYIQPMDGSQIQENIKLSMKYCLENPQWKLSLQSHKILGIR; this is encoded by the coding sequence ATGTATGCCGTAAAAGAAATTTTTTATTCCTTACAAGGTGAAGGTGCTCAAACTGGGAGGCCGACGATTTTCTTGCGTTTTAGTGGATGTAATTTATGGAATGGCCGAGAAGCTGACCGTTTATCTTCAATTTGTAAATTTTGCGATACTGATTTTGTTGGTACCGATGGAAGCTTTGGTGGTAAATACGCAACAGCTGAAGCACTTTCTAATGAAATTTTAAACTTATGGCCTAAGCATTCCAGTCCGAAATGTAAACGATACTTTGTCTGTACTGGTGGTGAACCGTTGTTGCAATTGGATAAATCACTTATCGAAGCGTTCCATTTGAATGGTTTCGAAATTGGTATCGAAACAAATGGAACCATAGAACTGCCAGAGTCTATTGATTGGGTATGCATGAGTCCGAAACCAGCCAGCCAAATTAAAGTCAAACAGGGTGATGAACTTAAATTTGTATATCCCCAGGAAGATTTAAATCCGAAAGATTTTGAGTGGATGGATTTCAAACATTTTTACATCCAACCAATGGATGGAAGTCAAATTCAAGAAAATATCAAATTATCCATGAAGTATTGTTTAGAAAACCCACAATGGAAATTAAGCCTACAATCCCATAAAATATTAGGGATCCGTTAG
- a CDS encoding aminotransferase class V-fold PLP-dependent enzyme: MTMHRRSALQWFGSLTAGTLLQPSGTLKALGNSYDKSKFQMEQLIKPCENEEDFWHQIRQAYSVSSSIINLNNGGVSPQPRVVQEAVEFYNRLSNEAPSYYMWRILDQGREPLREKMAKIAGCHADELAFNRNSSEALETIIFGLRLNAGDEVVLTKQDYPNMINAWKQRAHRDGIGLKWVNFNFPIQEDDEIVNAFAREFNSKTKIVQITHMINWNGQLLPSKKIADKAHALGIEVLVDGAHSFAHIPYAIPDLGADYFGASLHKWLSAPFGSGLLYVNKSKISKLYPLFAGGDPESTDIRKYENLGTRSFAIEQAIGNAIDFYEMIGAERKFNRLYELQHYWTERVKDHPNVQINHPMDKHYSGALGNVGIKNKKPEDLASFLFEAYKIHCVAINWENIHGVRITPNVYTTKAELDKLVKGILEFADSK; the protein is encoded by the coding sequence ATGACTATGCATCGACGATCAGCACTGCAGTGGTTTGGCTCCTTAACAGCCGGAACCCTATTACAACCTTCGGGAACCTTAAAGGCTCTGGGGAATTCATATGATAAGTCCAAATTTCAAATGGAGCAATTGATTAAACCATGTGAAAACGAGGAAGATTTTTGGCATCAGATCCGACAGGCCTATTCAGTGTCTTCAAGTATAATAAATTTAAATAATGGGGGCGTATCTCCTCAACCCAGGGTCGTGCAAGAAGCCGTTGAATTTTACAACCGATTAAGCAACGAAGCTCCATCTTATTATATGTGGAGAATTTTAGACCAGGGGAGAGAACCCCTCCGTGAAAAGATGGCCAAAATTGCAGGATGCCATGCAGATGAATTGGCTTTTAACCGAAATAGTTCGGAAGCTCTGGAAACAATTATTTTTGGATTGCGATTGAATGCAGGAGATGAAGTCGTCCTCACAAAACAAGACTACCCAAACATGATCAATGCCTGGAAACAACGAGCGCATCGGGATGGGATTGGTTTAAAGTGGGTTAATTTTAATTTTCCAATTCAGGAGGATGACGAAATTGTAAATGCATTCGCCAGGGAGTTTAATTCAAAGACAAAAATTGTTCAAATAACCCATATGATTAATTGGAATGGTCAACTATTGCCTTCCAAAAAGATTGCGGATAAAGCGCATGCATTGGGTATTGAAGTTTTAGTGGATGGAGCTCATAGCTTTGCTCATATTCCTTATGCAATTCCAGATTTAGGGGCAGATTATTTTGGAGCCTCACTCCATAAATGGTTGAGTGCTCCATTTGGTAGCGGATTGCTTTATGTTAATAAGTCAAAAATTAGTAAGCTGTATCCTCTTTTTGCAGGTGGAGATCCTGAAAGTACAGACATTCGTAAATATGAAAACCTTGGGACGCGGTCATTTGCAATCGAACAAGCCATTGGAAATGCAATTGATTTTTATGAAATGATTGGAGCTGAACGAAAATTCAACAGGTTGTATGAATTACAACATTATTGGACTGAACGGGTAAAAGATCATCCAAATGTACAGATCAATCATCCAATGGATAAGCATTACAGCGGAGCATTGGGCAATGTGGGTATTAAAAATAAAAAACCCGAAGATTTAGCGTCATTCTTATTTGAAGCATACAAGATTCATTGTGTAGCGATTAACTGGGAAAATATTCATGGTGTGCGTATTACTCCAAATGTTTATACCACAAAAGCTGAATTGGATAAATTGGTCAAAGGAATTTTGGAATTCGCCGATTCAAAATAA
- a CDS encoding HAD-IIIA family hydrolase: MKKQISIFLDRDGIINQQIENDYVKSIPEFVFRPDFLSEIQYLSKSSNFIIVVTNQQGIGKKRMTQEALQKIHDYMVSETIAAGGRIDAVYHCPHLIDQNCNCRKPKTGMIEQAILDFPTLKQDILIMIGDSPGDIEAAKSAGLISVGMIKYKNDNRFQDINPDYIIESLAQLRTEVLPAILNN, translated from the coding sequence ATGAAAAAACAAATCAGTATCTTTCTGGATCGTGATGGAATTATAAACCAACAAATAGAGAATGATTATGTAAAATCCATTCCTGAATTTGTATTTCGACCCGATTTTTTAAGTGAAATTCAATACCTCTCAAAATCCAGCAACTTTATTATTGTAGTTACTAATCAACAAGGAATTGGGAAAAAGCGAATGACTCAGGAGGCCCTTCAAAAGATTCATGACTATATGGTGTCTGAAACCATTGCCGCTGGAGGTCGAATTGATGCTGTATACCATTGTCCACATTTAATAGATCAAAATTGCAATTGCAGGAAACCAAAAACCGGTATGATTGAACAGGCTATTTTGGATTTTCCTACATTAAAGCAAGATATCCTTATTATGATTGGAGACAGTCCGGGAGATATAGAAGCTGCAAAGTCAGCCGGATTGATTTCAGTAGGGATGATTAAGTATAAAAATGACAATCGATTCCAAGACATAAATCCCGATTATATCATTGAATCTTTGGCACAATTGAGAACTGAAGTGCTACCGGCAATATTAAATAACTAA
- a CDS encoding SET domain-containing protein-lysine N-methyltransferase, whose product MKVCVLQPDYSPSNVDYKKYDPPRNLSSLLPNDEVDHVFLNKLTTYKQLKALANKDYDIFINLCEAYLEWDVPSIDVIYTLDLLNLPYTGPTQELYDPSKELMKYVAHVAGVEVPNFRVVSNLDDLNDLTTQLKFPLFIKPSKAGDSLGVDDHSFVQDEKSLFIKVRDLLEEFGEVMVEEFIEGREFTILVAADLKDDKKCISFKPVEYLFPPGFSFKTYALKTSELHPESNIACREETIERKLRKAASAIFREFGGKGYARLDFRMNPKGKLYFLEVNFTCSVFYPVGFEGSADHILNLDGIGQAGFLQHIIREGINRHKRKQKKFYLKKNSISGYGIYANLKIRKGEVVFRGEERSQRIVTKAFVDKNWNAAEKELFRKYAYPVGSDVYILWDTRPEEWAPQNHSCNPNTQYSGLNVIASRDIEKNEELTLDYASFLDDQMEAFVCTCGSPNCRSWISNQKEPAGKKTVKALA is encoded by the coding sequence ATGAAAGTTTGTGTACTTCAACCCGATTATAGTCCTTCAAATGTAGATTATAAAAAATATGATCCACCAAGAAATCTCAGTTCATTATTACCTAATGACGAGGTAGATCATGTTTTTCTTAATAAACTTACTACGTATAAGCAATTAAAAGCTCTGGCCAATAAAGATTATGACATATTTATTAATCTGTGTGAGGCATACTTAGAATGGGACGTTCCATCAATTGATGTAATCTATACCTTAGATTTATTAAATTTACCATATACAGGCCCAACGCAAGAACTTTATGACCCATCAAAAGAACTGATGAAGTATGTTGCGCATGTTGCAGGAGTCGAAGTGCCAAATTTTAGGGTGGTGTCAAATTTAGATGACCTAAATGATCTTACAACTCAATTAAAATTTCCATTATTCATTAAACCTTCCAAAGCCGGAGATAGTTTGGGGGTAGATGATCATTCTTTTGTTCAGGATGAAAAATCGCTTTTTATTAAAGTAAGAGATTTATTAGAAGAGTTTGGTGAAGTTATGGTGGAAGAGTTTATCGAAGGCAGAGAATTCACCATATTGGTAGCAGCAGATCTTAAGGATGATAAAAAATGCATCAGTTTTAAGCCCGTTGAATATCTCTTTCCTCCTGGATTTTCATTTAAAACTTATGCTTTAAAAACTTCTGAATTGCATCCAGAAAGCAATATTGCATGTCGCGAAGAAACTATTGAGCGAAAACTAAGAAAAGCAGCTTCTGCAATATTCCGTGAATTTGGAGGAAAAGGATATGCCCGATTGGATTTTCGTATGAATCCAAAAGGTAAGTTATATTTTTTAGAAGTCAACTTTACCTGTTCCGTATTTTACCCAGTTGGGTTTGAAGGTTCCGCAGATCATATTTTAAATCTTGATGGAATTGGCCAGGCCGGCTTCTTGCAACACATTATTCGCGAAGGCATCAATCGCCATAAACGTAAACAAAAGAAATTCTACCTCAAAAAGAATTCCATATCCGGCTATGGAATTTATGCGAATTTAAAAATCAGAAAAGGCGAGGTCGTATTTAGAGGAGAAGAGCGAAGCCAACGTATTGTGACCAAAGCGTTTGTAGATAAAAACTGGAATGCAGCTGAAAAGGAATTATTTAGAAAATACGCCTATCCTGTTGGCTCAGATGTATATATATTGTGGGATACCCGTCCTGAAGAATGGGCTCCACAAAATCACAGTTGTAACCCAAATACTCAATATTCGGGTCTAAATGTGATCGCCTCCAGGGATATTGAAAAAAATGAAGAGTTGACACTTGATTATGCTTCATTCCTGGATGACCAAATGGAGGCGTTTGTTTGCACTTGCGGAAGTCCGAATTGCCGTAGCTGGATTAGTAATCAAAAGGAACCTGCCGGTAAAAAAACAGTCAAAGCACTCGCATAG
- a CDS encoding SET domain-containing protein, with amino-acid sequence MNNLHYFAVNYKQEPVLMEIANRQQTKSSFAKIDFDPKLQQNRLIALKDFKKGSIICHFSYAEILSSPSRYTVQTGEDKHIILSPLYLEYVNHSCDPNSFFDTNDFKFKCIRNIERGEEFTFFYPSTEWDMEETFDCQCLSPHCLNEIKGARYLNEENIRKYRFTDFIQGKLKKIHKHVFEL; translated from the coding sequence ATGAATAATCTGCATTACTTTGCAGTCAATTACAAACAAGAACCAGTCCTGATGGAAATAGCCAACAGACAGCAAACTAAATCCAGCTTTGCTAAAATTGATTTTGACCCAAAACTTCAACAAAACCGACTGATTGCGCTCAAAGATTTTAAAAAGGGATCTATAATTTGTCATTTCAGTTATGCTGAAATTTTATCCAGTCCAAGCCGGTATACGGTGCAAACCGGAGAAGACAAACATATTATTCTTTCACCACTCTATTTGGAGTATGTAAATCATAGTTGCGATCCAAATAGTTTTTTCGATACAAATGATTTTAAATTCAAATGTATAAGAAACATAGAACGAGGGGAAGAATTTACTTTTTTTTATCCTTCCACTGAATGGGATATGGAAGAGACCTTTGATTGTCAATGCTTGAGCCCTCATTGTTTAAATGAAATCAAAGGAGCCCGCTACCTCAATGAGGAAAACATTCGCAAATATCGCTTTACAGATTTCATTCAAGGCAAATTAAAGAAGATCCATAAGCATGTCTTTGAATTGTGA